In Pedobacter sp. SL55, the following proteins share a genomic window:
- a CDS encoding helix-turn-helix domain-containing protein: MNLNKRILIQFGEKVKELRKSKGWSQEQLSFHANLHRTYIGMIERAEKNITLLNIEKIAKALDIEIKELFDEITLF; encoded by the coding sequence ATGAATTTAAATAAACGGATTTTAATCCAATTCGGAGAAAAAGTTAAAGAGCTTAGAAAGTCTAAGGGATGGTCTCAAGAGCAACTTTCATTTCATGCGAACTTACATAGAACTTACATCGGTATGATTGAAAGAGCTGAAAAGAATATAACGTTATTAAATATTGAAAAAATTGCTAAAGCATTAGATATAGAAATAAAAGAACTATTTGATGAGATCACCTTATTTTAA
- a CDS encoding ScaI family restriction endonuclease, whose product MRSPYFNVPTEGHLKVTNKLIEDHPLKKMEIVDAVLKSWEQIFVSKIGPLSIGIDIFPSPQVMSNILHELIPYNLAALVGNDVRIGKSKNEKDIEYLPNPDFSIEVKTSSHNTDIFANRSYAQPSFNSGTKNKNGYYIAVNIEKFDLDEDGIEIKAKFDEKGSLVYPKIRKIRFGYLEHNDWIAQNAATGQQARLTPAAKRTKLLQIYP is encoded by the coding sequence ATGAGATCACCTTATTTTAATGTCCCGACTGAGGGTCATTTAAAAGTAACAAACAAATTAATCGAAGATCATCCTTTAAAAAAGATGGAGATTGTTGATGCTGTTTTAAAATCTTGGGAGCAAATTTTTGTATCTAAAATTGGTCCATTGTCAATAGGGATTGATATTTTCCCTTCGCCACAAGTTATGTCAAATATATTGCACGAATTAATTCCATACAACCTCGCCGCACTAGTCGGTAATGATGTTAGGATAGGAAAGTCAAAAAATGAAAAGGATATTGAATATCTCCCTAATCCAGATTTTTCAATTGAAGTAAAAACTTCTAGTCATAATACAGATATTTTTGCTAATAGAAGCTATGCACAACCAAGTTTTAACTCTGGAACTAAAAATAAAAATGGTTACTACATAGCTGTAAATATTGAAAAATTTGATTTGGACGAAGATGGAATAGAAATTAAAGCAAAGTTTGATGAAAAGGGCTCTCTAGTTTATCCCAAAATAAGAAAAATTAGGTTTGGATATTTGGAACATAATGATTGGATTGCGCAAAATGCAGCAACTGGTCAACAGGCTAGATTGACTCCTGCCGCTAAAAGAACCAAATTATTACAAATATATCCTTAA
- a CDS encoding DNA-methyltransferase — MSRLEDIKKVLGSPSYENEFGLIYNMDCLEGLSILSESGLNIDATITSPPYNIGKEYEKIMPLNEYVNWLEEVFNLVFNITKEDGALLLNVGYLGIPNIGKAVPITYLIWDKIKFYLQQEIIWNYGAGVAAKKFLSPRNEKILWYIKNPEVYTFNLDNIRDPDVKYPNQKKNGVLRCNTLGKNPSDVWQIAKVTSGANRSSQERTNHPAQFPEDLISRMIKGFTNQHDLILDPYMGSGTTASTAMKNNRLFLGFEIDSNYLETISNRLNKTLVEIQDKKKLLTLF; from the coding sequence ATGTCTAGATTAGAAGATATCAAAAAAGTTTTAGGTAGTCCGAGTTACGAAAACGAATTTGGCTTAATTTATAATATGGATTGTTTAGAGGGATTATCAATTCTTAGTGAATCAGGGTTGAATATTGATGCCACTATTACAAGTCCGCCATATAACATAGGAAAGGAATATGAAAAAATAATGCCACTTAATGAGTATGTAAACTGGCTAGAAGAGGTTTTTAATTTAGTATTCAACATTACTAAGGAAGATGGTGCATTATTACTAAATGTCGGATATTTGGGCATACCGAATATTGGCAAAGCTGTACCGATAACTTACTTGATTTGGGATAAGATCAAATTTTATTTACAACAGGAGATAATATGGAATTATGGCGCTGGAGTAGCAGCTAAAAAGTTCTTATCCCCTAGAAACGAAAAAATATTATGGTACATTAAAAATCCTGAAGTATATACTTTTAATTTAGACAACATAAGAGATCCAGATGTAAAATATCCGAATCAGAAAAAAAATGGTGTTCTACGATGCAATACTTTAGGCAAAAATCCGAGTGATGTTTGGCAGATAGCAAAAGTTACTTCTGGCGCAAATCGTTCATCCCAAGAGAGAACCAATCATCCTGCACAATTTCCAGAAGATTTAATATCAAGAATGATTAAAGGGTTTACTAATCAACATGACTTAATACTTGATCCATATATGGGTTCTGGAACAACAGCTAGTACGGCAATGAAAAATAACAGACTATTCTTAGGTTTTGAAATTGACAGTAATTATCTAGAAACTATTTCTAACAGACTAAACAAAACATTAGTCGAGATCCAAGATAAAAAAAAATTGCTGACGTTGTTTTAA
- a CDS encoding PadR family transcriptional regulator, with translation MIAENTQTQMRKGILEYCVLLIISRGEIYASDIIAELKRAKLLVVEGTLYPLLTRLKNNGLLSYNWVESTSGPPRKYYVLTPEGRQILSQLDTTWSELVYAITTSQQAKPTTEEK, from the coding sequence ATGATAGCAGAGAATACGCAAACCCAAATGCGCAAGGGCATACTCGAATATTGTGTGCTTTTAATCATCTCCCGCGGAGAGATTTACGCGTCAGATATCATCGCCGAATTGAAGCGAGCGAAACTATTAGTAGTAGAGGGTACTTTGTATCCGCTACTTACGCGATTAAAGAACAATGGCCTACTCAGTTACAACTGGGTAGAATCTACCTCGGGGCCGCCACGTAAATATTATGTGCTTACACCCGAGGGCCGCCAAATTTTAAGCCAACTAGACACCACGTGGAGTGAGCTTGTTTACGCTATTACCACGTCACAACAAGCAAAACCAACAACAGAAGAGAAATAA
- a CDS encoding PspC domain-containing protein, giving the protein MNKTIIINIGNSIIHIEEEAYEILMAYLNEIKQHFAKTADDFEIVKDIENRIAEMFAEILQKAQKQVIDVADVRSVIAQMGSVQDFLNEEEEEVKTENFYASYNGVKKLYRDTDEGVIAGVCAGLGHYLNVEARWLRLAFLLLTFLAGSSILVYLILWVVVPRAATRSERMEMKGEATNLYGYKKSFDEELAALKANMKSANDHLAPAMRKSGNLITQGVKMVGSLIKWIFKFFGKTIAICFIVFGFGMMIFLIVSLGMLVGFWDENTYQSFPLNVIDTSFRDGLIFNAFLTFFIPILALVLFALKVVNNRIEISKYVWFGLLIVWMIGAGTSAYYTAKIMGEFKDDAKLVQQVDLKPYQTYVIEVDKNMVFSKQDSIRYHLEETNMGRRMVVEDFDNGMFRNPRTVSFEVVKSHDGKSAVVATYESQGKNFETALKYAQNIEYKFLQRDSALIFNPAIRLKQHTAWRGQNVHLSLKIPVGARVLINKNNDRYWSFYYYWCREDDVDQTGAYREFIMTEEGLKCRYDLEHPEEKKSGQ; this is encoded by the coding sequence ATGAATAAGACGATTATCATCAATATAGGAAACTCAATCATCCACATAGAGGAAGAAGCATACGAGATACTAATGGCTTACCTTAACGAGATTAAGCAGCATTTTGCTAAAACAGCAGATGATTTTGAAATTGTAAAGGATATAGAAAACAGAATTGCCGAGATGTTTGCCGAAATTTTGCAAAAAGCGCAAAAGCAGGTAATTGATGTTGCCGATGTGCGTAGCGTAATTGCGCAAATGGGCAGCGTACAAGATTTTTTGAACGAAGAGGAAGAAGAAGTAAAAACCGAAAATTTTTATGCCAGCTATAATGGCGTAAAAAAACTGTATCGCGATACAGATGAAGGCGTAATTGCCGGTGTTTGTGCGGGTTTGGGGCATTACCTTAACGTTGAGGCACGTTGGTTACGTTTAGCTTTCTTGTTACTTACTTTTTTAGCTGGATCTAGCATTTTAGTGTACCTAATTTTGTGGGTTGTAGTTCCTAGAGCGGCAACACGCTCTGAAAGAATGGAGATGAAAGGCGAAGCAACCAATTTGTATGGCTACAAAAAAAGTTTTGATGAGGAGCTAGCTGCACTAAAGGCCAATATGAAATCTGCCAATGACCATCTGGCACCTGCAATGAGAAAATCAGGTAATTTGATTACGCAGGGTGTTAAAATGGTGGGTAGTTTAATTAAATGGATTTTTAAGTTCTTTGGAAAAACTATTGCCATTTGTTTCATCGTTTTCGGTTTTGGTATGATGATTTTCTTAATCGTTTCGTTAGGGATGTTGGTGGGTTTTTGGGATGAAAATACCTACCAAAGTTTTCCGCTAAATGTAATTGATACTTCATTTAGAGATGGATTGATTTTTAATGCTTTTCTAACGTTTTTTATCCCAATTTTGGCTTTGGTACTATTTGCTTTAAAGGTAGTTAACAACAGGATAGAGATTAGCAAGTATGTTTGGTTTGGCTTGTTAATTGTTTGGATGATTGGCGCTGGAACATCGGCCTACTATACCGCAAAAATTATGGGCGAATTTAAGGATGATGCCAAGCTGGTACAGCAGGTAGATTTGAAACCTTATCAAACTTACGTAATTGAAGTAGACAAAAACATGGTTTTTAGTAAGCAAGACAGTATACGTTACCATCTGGAGGAAACCAACATGGGCAGGCGAATGGTGGTAGAAGATTTCGACAATGGAATGTTTAGAAACCCAAGAACGGTAAGCTTTGAAGTGGTGAAAAGCCACGACGGTAAAAGTGCAGTTGTTGCTACCTACGAGTCGCAAGGTAAAAATTTTGAAACTGCTTTGAAATATGCACAAAACATAGAGTATAAGTTTTTACAAAGAGACTCGGCGCTCATCTTTAATCCGGCAATTAGGCTAAAGCAGCATACTGCATGGCGTGGCCAAAATGTACATTTAAGTTTAAAAATCCCGGTAGGAGCCCGTGTGTTGATTAACAAAAATAACGACAGGTATTGGAGCTTTTACTATTACTGGTGCCGCGAAGATGACGTAGACCAAACTGGGGCATATCGTGAGTTTATCATGACCGAAGAAGGATTAAAATGCAGGTATGACCTTGAACATCCAGAAGAAAAGAAAAGTGGCCAGTAG
- a CDS encoding TonB-dependent receptor domain-containing protein, with translation MPFGVGDILCPKKGNISGKIVADNNEALPYSLVKLINLADTLNVKEASANLDGIFQFPQVAAGQYHLRVKMVGYKNYQSAKIDFNGTDQLLPAIKLESTSKQLNEVSIVAQKPFVERKADKTVLNVENNITATGNSVLELLEKAPGVTVDRQTEQIKLNNKAGITIMVDGKQNFLSGADITTVLSNMSSDQVATIELITNPSSKYDAAGNAGIINIKLKRNKSFGTNGTLSANTGLGTAKNGPSDLYRHSGNLNLNHRVNKWNVFGNAAFNTRTGYNQTLLDRTANIGNTTTTFDQSFARNQKGTGYAGKIGADYYVSEKTVIGLMLDVTTNDNQQNGLSRANLNERQQNTQTLSYVNQANGNGAKFNSLTSNFNLKHDLAKQDANITFDFDYAGYALDRNDSFDAFYLDAAQVQTSSTNLRNIVDARIDVFAAKTDFSWPFSKTLKFESGLKSSIVNTNNDFVSEQLNNGQWTDILGRSNLFIYKENINAAYANLSQSWKKWQVQLGLRAEHTHSKGNSVTSNKVVDRDYVSLFPTVFVKQELAKNHSLNYSYGRRIDRPSYQQLNPFVQYLDPYTIDSGNPYLNAQFTDNFELGYSFKEISLSVNYANVRGMLVQVSRQNDVTKQIEVQRQNFGKADLYNANLYVPLKINKIWSMQNNFSARYQDYQDGTLVGAAYQKAMVSFNFNTSQSFTFSKTFRAEVSFWYDSPSVRGVEETTIAQYALNFGVQKTLMQNKLKLRLAVDDVLATNYWEGQMKYQNVDMYIKNYYVSRRASFSLNYAFGNQQVKSARNRKTAIDDIKGRTGG, from the coding sequence ATGCCTTTTGGCGTGGGGGACATCCTTTGCCCAAAAAAAGGAAACATCAGCGGTAAAATAGTGGCTGATAATAACGAAGCTTTACCGTACAGCTTAGTAAAGCTGATCAATTTAGCCGATACTTTAAACGTTAAAGAAGCATCCGCAAATTTGGATGGTATTTTCCAATTTCCGCAAGTTGCGGCAGGCCAATATCATTTGCGTGTTAAAATGGTGGGCTACAAAAATTACCAATCGGCAAAGATTGATTTTAACGGAACTGACCAGCTATTGCCCGCTATTAAATTGGAAAGTACCAGCAAGCAGTTAAATGAAGTTAGCATAGTTGCACAAAAACCTTTTGTAGAACGCAAAGCGGATAAAACCGTGTTAAATGTAGAAAATAATATAACCGCTACAGGAAATTCGGTGTTAGAATTATTGGAAAAAGCACCCGGTGTAACCGTAGATAGGCAAACAGAGCAGATTAAATTGAATAACAAAGCGGGCATTACCATTATGGTAGATGGAAAACAGAATTTCCTTTCGGGAGCCGATATTACTACGGTGCTTAGTAACATGAGCAGCGATCAGGTGGCCACCATAGAGCTTATTACCAATCCTTCGTCTAAATATGATGCCGCCGGAAATGCGGGGATCATCAATATTAAACTTAAACGAAACAAAAGCTTTGGTACCAACGGTACTTTGTCGGCCAATACTGGCTTGGGCACTGCTAAAAATGGACCTTCAGATTTGTATCGCCATAGCGGAAACCTAAACTTGAACCATCGCGTAAACAAATGGAATGTTTTCGGTAATGCCGCATTTAATACCCGTACCGGCTACAACCAAACTTTGTTAGACAGAACCGCAAACATTGGCAATACCACCACAACTTTTGATCAGTCTTTTGCCCGCAACCAAAAAGGAACAGGCTATGCAGGTAAAATTGGGGCAGATTATTACGTTTCGGAAAAAACGGTAATAGGGCTAATGTTGGATGTGACAACCAATGATAATCAGCAAAATGGATTGAGCCGAGCTAATCTTAACGAGCGCCAGCAAAATACGCAAACATTAAGTTATGTTAACCAGGCAAATGGAAACGGTGCTAAGTTTAACAGTTTAACTTCTAATTTTAACTTAAAGCACGATTTGGCCAAACAAGATGCCAACATTACATTTGATTTTGATTATGCTGGTTACGCATTGGATAGAAATGACAGCTTTGATGCCTTTTATCTGGATGCAGCACAGGTGCAAACCAGCAGTACCAATTTGAGAAACATTGTAGATGCCCGAATTGATGTATTTGCCGCAAAAACAGATTTTTCTTGGCCATTTTCTAAGACCTTGAAGTTCGAATCGGGATTGAAAAGCAGCATTGTAAATACCAATAACGATTTCGTTTCTGAGCAGTTAAACAATGGGCAATGGACAGATATTTTAGGCCGATCAAATTTATTTATCTATAAAGAAAATATCAATGCCGCTTATGCTAACCTCTCGCAAAGCTGGAAAAAATGGCAAGTGCAGTTGGGTTTAAGGGCAGAGCATACACATAGCAAAGGTAATTCGGTAACCAGCAATAAAGTGGTAGATAGGGATTACGTTTCCTTGTTTCCAACGGTGTTTGTTAAGCAAGAATTGGCAAAAAATCACAGTCTTAACTATTCGTACGGACGAAGGATAGACAGGCCAAGTTACCAGCAGCTCAATCCTTTTGTGCAGTATTTGGATCCGTATACTATTGATAGCGGTAACCCTTACCTCAATGCACAATTCACAGATAATTTCGAGTTGGGCTACAGTTTTAAGGAAATCTCCCTATCGGTAAATTATGCCAATGTAAGAGGTATGTTGGTGCAAGTGAGTAGACAGAACGATGTCACCAAGCAAATAGAAGTACAACGTCAGAACTTTGGCAAAGCCGATTTGTACAATGCCAATTTGTATGTGCCGCTAAAAATCAATAAAATTTGGAGTATGCAAAACAACTTCTCGGCCAGGTATCAAGATTACCAAGACGGTACCTTGGTTGGTGCGGCTTATCAAAAGGCTATGGTTTCGTTCAATTTTAATACTTCTCAGTCTTTTACTTTTTCTAAAACTTTTAGGGCCGAAGTTAGCTTTTGGTATGATTCGCCTAGTGTGCGTGGCGTAGAAGAAACTACCATTGCCCAATATGCACTGAATTTTGGCGTGCAAAAGACATTAATGCAAAACAAGCTAAAATTACGCCTGGCCGTAGATGATGTGTTGGCCACCAATTATTGGGAGGGCCAAATGAAATATCAAAACGTAGATATGTACATCAAAAATTATTACGTGAGCCGCAGGGCCTCTTTTAGTTTGAATTATGCTTTTGGCAACCAGCAAGTAAAATCGGCTAGAAACAGAAAAACTGCAATTGATGATATTAAAGGTAGAACTGGAGGATAG
- a CDS encoding Ig-like domain-containing protein yields the protein MKFTKILVLLLCFALTSAYAQQDSVSLNNILTKTKRLSEEQPLEKVYLHFDKPYYAVADTVWFKAYVTTQNNIPSPLSKIVYVEMYNAVDSLVQTVKLPVKNSVAYGNMPLPMNTFKQGNYYIRAYTLWMLNFDPDYFFSKNILVGEAIDKQLITNVNLTNAPADKAIKTTARIQFKDINKKPLANKTVNWRVFHNYDVFARGKGTTDANGYLTITVTSKAGDPIKKGTLVADVNIADKELASASFNIRQGENDIDFQVFPEGGQLIAGIPNQVGFKAVKANGLGADVKGSIVDEQNTEIVTFTSSFAGIGSFFISPEAGKNYKLKYTVGGVSKTVDLPKAVEGITLQATNPAAADFINLRILASTTFFEANKEKSFYLVGQNSNVVAYAAQLQLKNQVITAKIPKENFPSGIAQLTLFDEKSEPISERLVFVLHKDAMNLALKADLSTYKPRQKVKLTLDAKGKGQPIAGNFSVTVTDETKVPVDENTETTILSSLLLTSDLKGYIEKPNYYFNKTDDKKLADLDRLMLTQGYRRFAYKEILAGRYPKVFLLPEQGITISGTLRDLTGMPIRKGVMRMMVTGKPISKEITTSNVGVFSFKDLVFPDSSQVVITARSNPNYNNLMIMLDGTPSASKGYNVHAADEIENIDTAMASYLSNSQKQYRFMRTLKTVEIRGAAVKRPSHSDHAALSGLSQIPDRFIDGKNLEGCNMLLECLKVQAPSFTYEFNEQKFYITRDYNQGGRTPAAIFLNGMFVDANAINTVAANDVESIEIFLNDPLGTVDRMYNTRGVIVINTKKIPKGEKISKQDFLDMIPKKYEVKYSPMGYSKEREFYSPKYAPNAPITSNDLRTTIYWNPKLVTDEKGNVSFEFNNADGKGTYKAVVEGIDKDGNVGRTVLRYTVK from the coding sequence ATGAAATTCACGAAAATCCTTGTACTGCTTTTGTGCTTTGCGCTTACATCGGCCTATGCCCAACAAGATAGTGTTTCCCTAAACAATATTCTTACTAAAACCAAACGCTTATCAGAAGAGCAGCCGCTAGAAAAGGTATATCTACATTTCGATAAACCTTACTATGCCGTAGCCGATACCGTTTGGTTTAAAGCCTACGTAACTACACAGAACAACATCCCATCGCCATTAAGCAAAATTGTTTATGTAGAAATGTACAACGCAGTAGATTCTTTGGTGCAAACAGTAAAACTACCTGTAAAAAATAGCGTGGCTTATGGCAATATGCCTTTACCCATGAACACCTTTAAACAAGGTAATTACTACATTAGAGCGTACACCCTATGGATGTTGAATTTCGATCCAGATTATTTCTTTTCTAAGAACATACTCGTTGGCGAAGCTATAGACAAACAACTCATAACAAATGTAAATCTCACGAACGCACCAGCAGATAAAGCCATAAAAACTACTGCTCGTATCCAGTTTAAAGACATCAACAAAAAACCTTTAGCCAACAAAACCGTTAACTGGCGGGTGTTTCATAACTATGATGTATTTGCAAGAGGCAAAGGCACAACCGATGCCAATGGCTATTTGACCATTACAGTGACCAGTAAAGCTGGAGATCCCATCAAAAAAGGAACTTTGGTAGCTGATGTGAATATTGCTGATAAAGAGTTGGCGAGTGCAAGTTTCAACATCAGACAGGGCGAAAATGATATCGACTTCCAAGTTTTTCCAGAAGGTGGCCAATTAATTGCTGGCATACCTAACCAAGTTGGCTTTAAGGCAGTTAAAGCAAATGGATTGGGGGCCGATGTAAAAGGCAGTATTGTTGATGAGCAAAACACCGAGATTGTAACCTTTACCTCTTCTTTTGCTGGCATTGGCAGTTTCTTTATCTCGCCCGAAGCAGGTAAAAACTACAAGTTAAAATACACAGTTGGTGGGGTTTCAAAAACTGTAGATTTACCTAAAGCAGTAGAAGGCATTACCTTACAGGCAACCAACCCCGCAGCAGCAGATTTCATTAACCTGCGAATTTTAGCGAGCACAACATTTTTTGAAGCAAATAAAGAAAAGAGCTTTTATCTGGTTGGACAAAACAGCAATGTGGTAGCTTACGCGGCTCAATTACAATTAAAAAATCAAGTAATTACAGCTAAAATTCCAAAAGAGAACTTCCCTTCTGGTATTGCACAACTTACTTTATTTGATGAAAAAAGCGAACCAATTAGCGAGCGCTTAGTATTTGTTTTACATAAAGATGCGATGAACTTAGCCCTAAAAGCAGATTTGTCAACTTATAAACCTCGTCAAAAAGTAAAACTTACTTTAGATGCAAAAGGCAAAGGCCAACCCATAGCTGGCAATTTCTCTGTCACTGTTACGGATGAAACCAAAGTGCCAGTAGATGAAAATACGGAAACCACAATTTTAAGTTCGCTATTACTTACTTCAGATTTGAAAGGTTACATAGAAAAACCTAACTATTATTTCAACAAAACAGATGATAAGAAACTAGCGGATTTAGATCGATTGATGTTAACACAAGGTTACAGAAGATTTGCCTACAAAGAAATTTTAGCTGGACGTTATCCTAAAGTTTTCTTGCTACCAGAGCAAGGCATAACCATTTCGGGTACGTTAAGAGACCTCACCGGTATGCCTATAAGAAAAGGAGTAATGCGAATGATGGTAACGGGCAAACCTATCTCTAAAGAAATTACTACCAGTAACGTGGGCGTGTTTAGCTTTAAAGATTTGGTATTTCCCGATTCGTCTCAAGTAGTAATTACTGCACGTTCTAACCCTAACTATAACAACTTGATGATTATGCTAGATGGCACGCCAAGTGCATCGAAAGGATACAACGTACATGCGGCAGATGAAATTGAAAACATAGATACTGCTATGGCTTCGTATCTAAGCAACAGCCAAAAGCAATATCGTTTTATGCGTACGTTAAAAACTGTAGAAATTAGGGGAGCAGCGGTAAAGCGTCCCAGCCATTCAGATCATGCAGCTTTATCTGGCTTAAGCCAAATACCAGACAGGTTTATAGACGGCAAGAACTTGGAAGGCTGCAACATGCTGTTGGAATGTTTGAAAGTACAGGCGCCAAGTTTTACTTACGAGTTCAACGAACAAAAATTCTACATCACTAGAGATTATAACCAAGGTGGCCGTACTCCTGCCGCTATTTTCTTAAATGGGATGTTTGTTGACGCCAACGCCATTAATACCGTTGCCGCTAACGATGTAGAATCTATCGAGATTTTCTTGAACGACCCGCTTGGAACGGTAGACAGAATGTACAACACCCGTGGAGTAATTGTTATCAATACCAAGAAAATACCTAAAGGAGAAAAAATTTCTAAACAAGATTTCTTAGACATGATCCCTAAAAAATACGAAGTAAAATATTCGCCAATGGGTTATAGCAAAGAAAGGGAGTTTTATTCTCCAAAATATGCACCAAATGCACCTATTACTAGCAACGATTTAAGAACTACCATTTATTGGAACCCCAAATTAGTTACCGATGAAAAAGGGAACGTTAGTTTTGAGTTTAACAACGCCGATGGTAAAGGAACTTACAAAGCCGTGGTAGAAGGAATAGATAAAGATGGAAATGTAGGTAGAACCGTATTAAGGTATACGGTAAAGTAA
- a CDS encoding NAD(P)H-dependent oxidoreductase, producing the protein MSLIEALNWRYATKKMNGQAVPKEKVDQILEAARLAPSSSGLQPFKVIVVTDPALKQELLPHSFGQSQIVDASHVLVFAAWDNYTEERIDEVFNRTNAERGVPAEATADYVTRLKSMYIPREAQVNFEHAARQAYISFGLAIAEAALLKVDATPMEGFDNAKYDEILNLADQGLKSVTVLPLGYRDEANDWLVGLKKVRSSKENFIIQK; encoded by the coding sequence ATGAGCTTAATTGAAGCATTAAACTGGCGTTATGCCACTAAAAAAATGAACGGCCAGGCTGTTCCAAAAGAAAAAGTAGACCAAATTTTAGAAGCTGCTCGTTTGGCACCTTCATCGTCTGGCTTACAACCTTTTAAAGTAATTGTAGTTACAGACCCTGCCTTAAAACAAGAATTATTGCCTCATTCTTTCGGTCAATCTCAAATTGTAGATGCATCTCACGTTTTGGTTTTTGCCGCTTGGGACAATTATACCGAAGAACGCATAGACGAAGTATTTAACCGTACCAATGCCGAGCGTGGCGTACCCGCAGAAGCTACTGCAGATTACGTAACTCGCTTAAAAAGCATGTATATACCTCGCGAAGCGCAAGTTAATTTCGAGCATGCAGCCCGTCAGGCTTATATTTCTTTTGGCCTTGCTATTGCCGAAGCCGCCTTGTTAAAAGTAGATGCTACCCCAATGGAAGGTTTCGACAATGCGAAATATGATGAAATCTTAAATTTAGCTGATCAAGGTTTAAAAAGCGTTACCGTTTTACCTTTAGGTTACCGCGATGAGGCTAACGACTGGTTAGTAGGCTTAAAAAAAGTACGTTCATCAAAAGAGAACTTCATTATCCAGAAATAG
- a CDS encoding TetR/AcrR family transcriptional regulator: protein MLVKNDRQKQKELTKNAILKVAEEIVLQEGWQAVSMRKIAEAIGYSLPVVYNHFESKDAIQEEFVKQGFNMLAVAMQSTKEKHTNPQQQLTQMALSYFEFAFSNAAYYKMMFGLGIPSCQKAREIAEIGKFSCTLINTIGSLMEADNEQRKLLKFHTLWSILHGLTSISMFNITAAPNEMQQQILLDAVQGFIININR from the coding sequence ATGTTAGTTAAAAACGATAGGCAAAAGCAAAAAGAACTCACCAAAAATGCGATCCTAAAAGTTGCAGAAGAAATTGTGCTGCAAGAAGGATGGCAAGCAGTTTCTATGAGGAAAATTGCCGAAGCTATCGGTTACAGCTTGCCGGTGGTGTACAACCATTTCGAAAGTAAAGATGCCATTCAAGAAGAATTTGTAAAGCAGGGATTTAATATGCTTGCAGTGGCCATGCAAAGCACTAAAGAAAAACATACCAACCCACAACAGCAACTTACTCAAATGGCTTTAAGCTATTTCGAATTTGCTTTTAGCAATGCTGCTTATTACAAAATGATGTTTGGCTTGGGCATTCCCAGCTGCCAGAAAGCGAGAGAAATAGCCGAGATTGGCAAATTCAGTTGTACGCTCATCAATACCATAGGAAGTCTAATGGAAGCAGATAATGAGCAACGTAAACTCTTAAAGTTCCATACACTTTGGTCTATACTCCATGGGCTAACCTCTATCAGCATGTTTAACATTACAGCGGCACCAAACGAAATGCAACAGCAAATTCTTTTGGATGCCGTACAAGGATTTATCATAAATATCAATCGTTAA
- a CDS encoding DUF1398 domain-containing protein: MFTVAQIEQAHEKVKSGADFPKYIQEIKEMGVLSFETWVDDSHTEYYGADGYQTSSQPQYENLEISLKTNQDQFVKQLKAHQQGQTDYYTFCKDCAETGIEKWIVDLNQMTCIYYDKAGEEVLVEQMPS; the protein is encoded by the coding sequence ATGTTTACAGTAGCACAAATAGAACAGGCTCACGAAAAGGTAAAATCTGGAGCCGATTTCCCGAAGTACATCCAAGAAATAAAGGAAATGGGTGTTTTAAGCTTCGAAACTTGGGTAGATGATAGTCATACCGAATATTATGGAGCCGACGGCTACCAAACCTCGTCTCAACCGCAATACGAAAATCTAGAAATCTCGTTAAAAACAAATCAAGATCAATTTGTAAAACAACTAAAAGCTCATCAGCAAGGGCAAACAGATTATTACACTTTCTGTAAAGACTGTGCCGAAACCGGCATCGAAAAATGGATTGTAGACCTTAACCAAATGACCTGCATTTATTACGATAAAGCCGGCGAAGAAGTTTTGGTAGAACAAATGCCAAGCTAG